Within Antarctobacter heliothermus, the genomic segment CCGCGGATCGCCGCCATCACCGAACGACGCAAGGCGCTGAGTGGGGGGAACATCTCGCGCCAATGCAGTTTCTTGCCAAGCAGCTCGCCCCGCTCGGGACCCTCCAGATTCGAAACCACCTCGGCGATGGCGAAGAAGCCCATCGCAACAATGACGAAACTTATGCCGCCCGAAAGACTCCACTGCCCGAACAAGAATCGCTGCGCGCCCGAGTTCACGTCGATGCCGACAGTGGCGATCGCAAGACCCAAGAGGACCATCGCGACACCCTTCAGGAACGATCCCTGCGACAGACCGGCCGCCGAGGTAAGGGCGAGTACCATCATCGAGAAATATTCCTGCGCCCCGAACCGCAGGCCGAAAGTGGCCACCGCCGGTGCCAGCGACATCAGCAGAATGATCGCGACGGTGCCGCCGAAGAAGGATGCGATGGCGCTGATGACGAGCGCGAGGGCGCCCTGCCCGTTCTTGGCCATCGGGTGGCCGTCAAGGCAAACCACCGCCGAGGCCGCATGTCCCGGCGTGTTCAGCAAGATCGAGGTGACGGCGCTGCCGTACATCGACCCGTAATATATACCGGCCAGCATGATCAGCGCGCCGATCGGATTCAGTGAGAAGGTCAGCGGAAGCAGCATCGAGATGGTGGCAAGCGGCCCGATGCCCGGCAGGACGCCGATGAAGGTTCCGACCGTGACGCCGAAAAGGCAATAGAGCAGGTTGGAGGCAGAGAAGGCGACGCCGAAGCCAGTGGCAAGGTTGCTAAGGATTTCCATGATCAGGGCCAGACTTTGAGGGGAAGACCAAGCAGTTCGCGGAAGATTAACACAGAGCCTCCCGCAAGAGAGGCGGTCAGCACGAGTGTCGCGATCCAGCCCAGCGGTTTTGCCGACGCAAAGCGGCCAGTCATGATCAGCAACACGGTGGCCACCACCAGACCGAACCGGTCAAGCGCCAGCGCGAAGGCCACGATGGCGGCAAGAAGAAACAGCAGCGGCCGCAGCGCGATACCGGTCAGCGGCGGCCCACTTTCGATCAGGGCCCGTATCGTCATCACTGCACCGACGAGGACGATAGCGAAGCCAATCATGAACGGAAAATACCCCGGCCCCATCTGGAACAGCGTTCCCATCTGGTAGTCTTGGGATTTCCAGGTAAGCGCTGCCCCGAAAACCAAAAACAGAACGCCGGAAACGAGATCTCGTGAGACGACCATTGGCACTCGCTTTCCTGGCCGTTGGCCGGCCAATCTTTCGTGTCGCAATATGATATGCAGTATCACTATGAAAGTCAGAAAAGTGGCCGTCAACCAAAAACTGGCTGCAACCCGTGTTTGGTCCGTCAATGCCTCAGAGACTGGCATCCTGTGCGGCGATAGCAACCAGAGAGCCCATGCGGCGCCCGAAGTCCTCGGGCGTCCATTCGCCCGTGTTCCCGACGATATGCAGCGCGCCGACGGGCTCGCCGGAATGGTTGACGATTGCTGCCGCCGCGACCACTTCACCGATTCTCCACTCGTCCGCCTGTACGGCGAAACCCCGATCGCGCACCTTGCGCACGTCTTCCATGATCGCGTCCGGATCCGTCAGTGTCCGGGCGGTATGGGCGGTCAGTTCCGACCGGTCCAGCAGAGCCCTTGCCTGATCCTCGGGCATCCGGGCCAGCACCGCGCGGCCGCCGGCGGTGCAATAGATCGGCACCCGGCGGCCGATCAGGGCGGCCGAGATCGTCTCTTGCTTGGACTGAATGCGGAACAGATAGATCAGGGTGGTGTCGTCGACGAATGACAGGTCCACCCGTTCGTTCGTCGTGTTCCTCAGCTTGATGAGACCAGGCGCCGCGCGTGCCACCAGTTCACTGGAATTCAGGTAGGAATACGACAGATCGAGCACCTTGGCTGAAAGCTCGTATTGGCGAGTTTTCGGGTTCTGCCGCAGATAACCCACATCGCGCAGGGTGCGGGTGAACCGCTGGACGGCGCTCTTGTCCAGACCGCTCAGCGTGACCAGTTCGCTCAGGCTGAGGCTTCGGCCGACATCGCGGAACGCCTCCAGCACCGCGAATGCCTTTTCGACCGACTTCACATTGTGCAGGCCGCCGCCGGTGCGACCGCTTGAAGTATCTCCTGCTGCATGACTCATCTTCGCCGATCCTCCCGATCGTTCCCATGTTCACTGGCTGGCGGCGCCAACTCGTGTCTAGAAATCAATCCATTGTGAGTACTTTGATGGCGCGCATCCATCAAGGCCAACGTTGATCCACTATCGGTTCAGCAGCAATTTCGGCACAAGTGGCGCGGATTGACATGGATCGGGATACGGTCCTATGATTTGCATTGCGGCTCACGTAATCACATAAAGATTCAATGGACTGCCGCGCAAAGTCACTCGCAGGCACACATGGATCCTGTTTCGATTGCCCTGATAGGCTGCGGAATCATCACCCGATCCGCGCACCAGCCCGCCCTGACCGCGTTGGGAGGGCGTGTCAGGCTGGTGGCGACGGTCGACACCGACCCCGAAGCGGCCCGACATGCGGCGGAGCCGTTCGGTGCTCGGGTGACCGACATCGAAGGCGCGCTTGCCGATCCCGCCGTCGAGGCGGTGCTGATCGCCACGCCCGAATCTTGTCATGCAGAGCAGGTGATCGCGGCAGCGAAGGCTGGCAAACACGTGATGTGCGAAAAGCCCATCGCGCCGACGCTGGAAGAAGCGGACGACATGATCGCCGCCTGCGACGCGGCCGGCATCGTGTTCATGGTCGCCCACAGCCGCCGTTTCACGCGAAGATACATGGACGTGGCCGCCGATCTTTCCTCGGGCCGGATAGGGCAGGTTCGGCTGGTGCGCGAGAACGAGCGCCGCCCGCAAGGTTTCGGGCCGGGAGGGGTACAAACGTTCCGACCGGGCCACTGGACAGGGGACCCGAAGCAGACGCTGGGCATCGCCTTGCTGGCCGGTATCCACGAAGCCGACATAATCAACTGGTTCGCATCGGCCAGACCGGTCACGGTTGTGGCCAGGCACGCGGTGACGACGCCGGGCAACCAGGGCGTTCCCGACTTCCTGTCCTTCGCCGTGCGCTTCGACAATGGCGCGATCGGCACCAGCGAGATCGGACGCATGCAGCCGCCCGGCTACCCAGCGGTGCATCAGCTGGAAATCTATGGCACCCAAGGCGCGATCCGGGCGCGTGACCACGACTGCCAAAGTCTGGTTCGCCACGACGCGGCCGGGGCGCACCATCCCGAGAGTCTTTCGCTGAACCTGTCCGGCGGGCAGACCTATGTCCGGCAACTCGCCGCTTTCGTAGATGCGATACGGTCTGGCCAAACACTTGCGGTAACGCCACAGGAC encodes:
- a CDS encoding tripartite tricarboxylate transporter permease gives rise to the protein MEILSNLATGFGVAFSASNLLYCLFGVTVGTFIGVLPGIGPLATISMLLPLTFSLNPIGALIMLAGIYYGSMYGSAVTSILLNTPGHAASAVVCLDGHPMAKNGQGALALVISAIASFFGGTVAIILLMSLAPAVATFGLRFGAQEYFSMMVLALTSAAGLSQGSFLKGVAMVLLGLAIATVGIDVNSGAQRFLFGQWSLSGGISFVIVAMGFFAIAEVVSNLEGPERGELLGKKLHWREMFPPLSALRRSVMAAIRGTGTGFIFGALPGSGPTIATFVSYGMEKRVARDPSRFGKGAHEGIAGPEAANNSAAIAGFIPTLTLGVPGDAIMAMMLGALIVFGVTPGPGVIEDNPELFWGLMASMWIGNLLLLILNIPFIGVWVKVLQIPYNILYLSILLFICIGVHSISNNTFDVLLLAAFGGIGYFLTKLDFPAAPLLLGVILGPMLEENLRRAMLIARGDLTTFFTRPISLTLLLVTAAIVLFLVVVGIRDMKPAKASDGTA
- a CDS encoding tripartite tricarboxylate transporter TctB family protein; protein product: MVVSRDLVSGVLFLVFGAALTWKSQDYQMGTLFQMGPGYFPFMIGFAIVLVGAVMTIRALIESGPPLTGIALRPLLFLLAAIVAFALALDRFGLVVATVLLIMTGRFASAKPLGWIATLVLTASLAGGSVLIFRELLGLPLKVWP
- a CDS encoding IclR family transcriptional regulator, with protein sequence MSHAAGDTSSGRTGGGLHNVKSVEKAFAVLEAFRDVGRSLSLSELVTLSGLDKSAVQRFTRTLRDVGYLRQNPKTRQYELSAKVLDLSYSYLNSSELVARAAPGLIKLRNTTNERVDLSFVDDTTLIYLFRIQSKQETISAALIGRRVPIYCTAGGRAVLARMPEDQARALLDRSELTAHTARTLTDPDAIMEDVRKVRDRGFAVQADEWRIGEVVAAAAIVNHSGEPVGALHIVGNTGEWTPEDFGRRMGSLVAIAAQDASL
- a CDS encoding Gfo/Idh/MocA family protein yields the protein MDPVSIALIGCGIITRSAHQPALTALGGRVRLVATVDTDPEAARHAAEPFGARVTDIEGALADPAVEAVLIATPESCHAEQVIAAAKAGKHVMCEKPIAPTLEEADDMIAACDAAGIVFMVAHSRRFTRRYMDVAADLSSGRIGQVRLVRENERRPQGFGPGGVQTFRPGHWTGDPKQTLGIALLAGIHEADIINWFASARPVTVVARHAVTTPGNQGVPDFLSFAVRFDNGAIGTSEIGRMQPPGYPAVHQLEIYGTQGAIRARDHDCQSLVRHDAAGAHHPESLSLNLSGGQTYVRQLAAFVDAIRSGQTLAVTPQDARLALAVTLAAIESAETGRRIAVKAAS